One window of the Calditrichota bacterium genome contains the following:
- a CDS encoding GxxExxY protein has protein sequence MNENDIANIIVDTAIEVHKELGPGLLETVYEVVLAHELERRGLSVKRQVKVPIDYKGLKFEEGFRLDILVENKVIIELKSVESLNKAYKKQVLTYLRLTGLKLGFLLNFGGNLMKDGISRIINGEI, from the coding sequence ATGAACGAAAACGACATTGCAAATATAATCGTTGACACTGCTATCGAAGTACACAAAGAACTTGGGCCTGGGTTACTGGAAACAGTCTACGAGGTAGTACTTGCTCACGAGCTTGAAAGACGTGGCTTATCCGTCAAGCGGCAAGTCAAAGTTCCAATTGACTACAAAGGATTAAAATTTGAAGAAGGCTTTCGCCTTGACATTCTTGTTGAAAATAAAGTAATAATTGAGCTAAAATCTGTTGAATCATTAAATAAAGCTTACAAAAAGCAAGTGTTAACATACCTTCGTCTGACTGGCCTCAAGCTCGGATTTTTGTTGAATTTCGGCGGAAACCTAATGAAGGACGGAATATCGAGGATTATTAACGGCGAGATATAA
- a CDS encoding AMP nucleosidase: MDRLQIAKDWLPRYTGMPLDKFGDYILLTNFKSYLKMFAEMFACDIYGEDRPMQAATNDRGLTIVNFGIGSPNAATIMDLLVARHPKGVLFLGKCGGLKKSSEIGHFILPIAAIRGEGTSNEYFPPEVPALPSFKLHKFVSEKIVAHGHEYRTGVVYTTNRRIWEHDQKFLQRLKEMTCIAIDMETATIFIAGHYDEIARGALLLVSDVPITPDGVKTEELDRMVTEKWTQTHLQIGIEAMTDIGEKGEPIKHFKY, encoded by the coding sequence ATTGATCGTTTGCAAATTGCCAAAGATTGGCTTCCGCGCTACACCGGGATGCCGCTGGATAAGTTTGGCGATTATATTTTGCTGACAAATTTCAAGAGTTATCTGAAAATGTTTGCTGAAATGTTCGCTTGCGACATTTACGGCGAGGACAGGCCGATGCAGGCCGCGACGAATGACAGGGGGCTGACCATTGTCAATTTCGGAATTGGTTCACCGAACGCAGCGACGATTATGGATTTGCTCGTTGCCCGTCACCCGAAAGGAGTTTTGTTTTTGGGCAAATGCGGCGGGCTCAAAAAATCCAGCGAAATAGGCCATTTCATTTTGCCGATTGCGGCAATTCGTGGCGAGGGAACCAGCAATGAATATTTTCCGCCGGAAGTGCCGGCTCTCCCTTCTTTTAAATTGCATAAATTCGTCTCGGAAAAAATCGTTGCTCACGGCCACGAATATCGCACCGGTGTGGTTTACACGACCAATCGCCGCATCTGGGAGCACGACCAGAAATTTTTGCAAAGATTAAAAGAAATGACCTGCATCGCCATTGACATGGAGACGGCGACAATTTTCATCGCTGGGCATTACGACGAAATCGCCCGCGGCGCCCTGCTTTTAGTGTCCGATGTGCCGATCACTCCCGACGGCGTGAAAACCGAAGAATTAGATCGGATGGTCACGGAAAAATGGACGCAGACGCACCTGCAAATCGGGATCGAAGCCATGACTGACATCGGCGAGAAGGGCGAACCAATCAAGCATTTCAAATATTGA
- a CDS encoding GNAT family N-acetyltransferase: MRFSAEDIFPLTPERWDDFLQLFGPRGACGGCFCMWWRLSAREFENQKGDGNREAMKQLVFSGIQPGILLYIENKAIGWCSLGPRDHFPRLQRSRILKPIDNLPVWSIVCFFIHKNYRRKGMSSRLLNGAIELARSNNARIIEAYPIDTIENYPAAFAFTGIAGIFRKAGFKEVARRSPKRPIMRLKL; the protein is encoded by the coding sequence ATGCGCTTTTCCGCTGAAGATATTTTTCCCCTCACGCCGGAACGATGGGATGATTTCCTGCAATTATTCGGGCCGCGCGGCGCCTGCGGCGGCTGTTTTTGCATGTGGTGGCGCCTTTCAGCGCGTGAGTTTGAGAATCAAAAAGGCGACGGCAATCGCGAGGCAATGAAACAACTTGTCTTTTCAGGCATTCAGCCGGGAATTTTGCTGTACATTGAAAACAAGGCAATTGGCTGGTGTTCGCTGGGTCCGCGCGATCACTTTCCGCGATTGCAGCGATCTCGTATTTTGAAGCCCATCGATAATCTGCCAGTGTGGTCGATCGTTTGCTTTTTCATCCACAAAAATTACCGCAGGAAAGGCATGAGCAGCCGCCTTTTGAACGGCGCGATTGAGCTTGCGCGCTCAAACAACGCGAGAATTATTGAAGCATATCCCATAGACACAATTGAAAACTACCCGGCAGCATTTGCCTTCACCGGAATCGCGGGTATTTTTCGCAAAGCTGGCTTCAAAGAAGTAGCCCGGCGATCCCCGAAAAGACCCATTATGAGATTGAAATTGTAA